In one Streptomyces sp. NBC_00597 genomic region, the following are encoded:
- a CDS encoding NAD(P)-binding protein encodes MAHVLVIGGGVGGLATTLLAARHGHTAELFERDTRAPGAALDRDFFGWHRPGVPQATQPHALLGAARTLLRDELPDVHAEMLRLGARERHELDWFDVRPPERPGDEDLVMLQARRIVLESALATALRGEPGAVMHHGEPVTGLLTEPGAAAVRVTGVTTPAGARAADLVVDAGGRRGGVERLLAAAGCRPAAVERHRTGLAYFCRWYRLPEGTDEGPRRPWTVTGGAFAGCAVFPADNRVFAVTLFVHTTDTTRSALRDPAVFEAAARAFPPGAAWLDLGAEPLSGVLATASLDNRWSALVDEQGPVATGLVPVGDAITHTNPTLGQGTSLALWAARRVARTAHRDPGSVRFAAEYHAWAVRTLKPWFDFQVVADAAIGERFATRAGRTGTAREVAALFECALEDPEVMRARARVRHLAEPPERAYADPEVRARVARWLAARPGYAPNAVGPDREAWEKLTAG; translated from the coding sequence ATGGCACATGTGCTGGTCATCGGCGGGGGCGTGGGAGGCCTGGCGACCACGCTGCTCGCAGCGCGGCACGGACACACCGCCGAACTGTTCGAACGCGACACGCGCGCTCCCGGCGCCGCGCTCGACCGGGACTTCTTCGGCTGGCACCGGCCGGGCGTCCCGCAGGCCACGCAGCCGCACGCCCTGCTCGGTGCGGCCCGCACCCTCCTGCGCGACGAGCTGCCCGACGTGCACGCGGAGATGCTGCGGCTCGGCGCCCGCGAACGGCACGAGCTGGACTGGTTCGACGTACGGCCGCCGGAGCGGCCCGGCGACGAGGACCTCGTCATGCTCCAGGCCCGGCGCATCGTGCTGGAGAGCGCGCTGGCCACCGCCCTGCGAGGCGAACCGGGGGCCGTCATGCACCACGGGGAGCCGGTGACCGGGCTGCTGACCGAGCCGGGAGCCGCCGCGGTCCGGGTGACGGGCGTGACCACCCCGGCCGGCGCCCGTGCGGCGGACCTCGTCGTGGACGCGGGCGGACGGCGCGGAGGTGTCGAACGCCTGCTGGCCGCGGCGGGTTGTCGACCGGCGGCCGTGGAACGGCACCGCACGGGGCTCGCGTACTTCTGCCGCTGGTACCGGCTGCCCGAGGGGACGGACGAGGGCCCGCGCCGGCCCTGGACGGTGACCGGCGGCGCCTTCGCCGGGTGCGCCGTCTTCCCGGCCGACAACCGGGTGTTCGCCGTGACCCTGTTCGTCCACACCACCGACACCACCCGCTCCGCGCTGCGCGACCCGGCCGTCTTCGAGGCCGCCGCCCGGGCCTTCCCGCCCGGTGCGGCCTGGCTGGACCTGGGCGCCGAACCGCTGTCCGGAGTACTTGCCACGGCGAGCCTGGACAACCGGTGGAGCGCTCTGGTCGACGAGCAGGGGCCGGTGGCGACCGGGCTGGTCCCGGTCGGGGACGCGATCACGCACACGAACCCGACGCTCGGACAGGGCACCTCGCTCGCGCTGTGGGCCGCCCGCAGGGTGGCCCGTACGGCGCACCGGGACCCGGGATCGGTACGGTTCGCGGCCGAGTACCACGCGTGGGCCGTGCGCACGCTGAAGCCGTGGTTCGACTTCCAGGTGGTGGCCGACGCGGCCATCGGCGAACGGTTCGCGACCCGGGCGGGGCGGACGGGGACGGCGCGCGAGGTGGCCGCGCTGTTCGAGTGCGCCCTGGAGGACCCCGAGGTGATGCGGGCGCGGGCGCGGGTGAGGCACCTGGCCGAGCCGCCGGAGCGGGCGTACGCGGACCCGGAGGTCCGGGCCCGGGTGGCGCGCTGGCTGGCGGCCCGGCCCGGGTACGCGCCGAACGCGGTGGGCCCGGACCGGGAGGCGTGGGAGAAGCTGACGGCGGGATGA
- a CDS encoding ATP-dependent DNA ligase, with translation MDLPVMPPVKPMLAKSVTKIPPGMQYEAKWDGFRAVVHRDGDEVEIGSRTGKTLTRYFPELVTALKDNLPDRCVMDGEIVIVHAGRLDFDRLTERIHPAQSRVDMLARTTPASFVAFDLLALGDEALLDTPLADRRTALVDALSTARPPVHLAPATTDPALAQEWFERFEGAGLDGVIAKPLDLPYRPDARLMFKIKHERTADVVIAGFRFHKSGPIIGSLLLGLHDVHGALQHVGVCAAFPMKRRAELVDELAPLRMADATGHPWAAWAEESAHESARLPGAQSRWTGKKDLSWVPLRPERVCEVAYDHMEGDRFRHTAQFRRWRPDRTPESCTYAQLEEVVGYDLADVLGPPAGA, from the coding sequence ATGGATCTGCCCGTGATGCCGCCCGTGAAGCCGATGCTCGCCAAGTCGGTGACCAAGATCCCGCCGGGTATGCAGTACGAGGCCAAGTGGGACGGTTTCCGGGCCGTCGTGCACCGCGACGGCGACGAGGTGGAGATCGGCAGCCGCACCGGCAAGACCCTGACCCGGTACTTTCCCGAGCTGGTGACCGCGCTGAAGGACAACCTGCCGGACCGCTGCGTGATGGACGGCGAGATCGTCATCGTGCACGCCGGGCGGCTCGACTTCGACCGGCTGACCGAGCGGATCCATCCCGCGCAGTCCCGCGTCGACATGCTGGCGCGGACCACCCCCGCCAGCTTCGTCGCCTTCGATCTGCTCGCACTCGGCGACGAGGCGCTCCTCGACACCCCGCTCGCCGACCGCCGCACCGCCCTCGTCGACGCACTGTCCACCGCTCGACCCCCCGTCCACCTCGCGCCCGCGACCACCGATCCCGCCCTCGCGCAGGAGTGGTTCGAGCGGTTCGAGGGCGCCGGGCTCGACGGGGTGATCGCCAAACCGCTCGATCTCCCCTACCGGCCCGATGCCCGCCTCATGTTCAAGATCAAGCACGAGCGTACGGCCGACGTCGTCATCGCGGGCTTCCGTTTCCACAAGAGCGGTCCGATCATCGGATCGCTGCTCCTGGGCCTCCACGACGTCCACGGGGCCCTCCAGCACGTGGGCGTCTGCGCCGCCTTCCCCATGAAGCGCCGCGCCGAGCTGGTGGACGAGCTCGCACCGCTGCGGATGGCCGACGCCACCGGCCACCCGTGGGCCGCCTGGGCCGAGGAGTCCGCCCACGAGAGCGCCCGGCTGCCCGGCGCGCAGAGCCGCTGGACCGGCAAGAAGGACCTCTCCTGGGTGCCGCTGCGCCCCGAGCGCGTCTGCGAGGTGGCGTACGACCACATGGAGGGCGACCGCTTCCGGCACACCGCCCAGTTCCGCCGCTGGCGGCCCGACCGGACGCCGGAGAGCTGTACGTACGCCCAGCTTGAGGAGGTCGTCGGCTACGACCTCGCCGACGTCCTCGGCCCGCCCGCCGGCGCGTAG
- the ligD gene encoding non-homologous end-joining DNA ligase, with product MGASGNAIELDAGGRTVRLSSPDKVYFPERGLTKLDVAQYYLAVADGITRALRNRPTTLERYPEGVEGESFFQKRAPKNLPDWIPTAHIEFPSGRTADEICPTEPAAVLWAANLGCLTFHPWPVRREDTDRPDELRIDLDPQPGTDYHHAVICAHELRDVLEDLGMRGWPKTSGGRGLHVFVPIEPRWTFTEVRRCAIAIGRELEQRMPGKVTTAWWKEERGERIFVDYNQTARDRTIASAYSVRPRPHAPVSAPLRWDEIDSAEPRDFDITTMPARYSELGDLHADMDDHAFTLDTALELAERHEHDHGLGDMPYPPDYPKMPGEPKRVQPSRAKHEDTEHED from the coding sequence ATGGGTGCATCCGGTAATGCGATCGAGCTGGACGCGGGCGGGCGGACCGTACGGCTGTCCAGCCCGGACAAGGTCTACTTCCCCGAGCGGGGCCTGACGAAGCTGGACGTGGCGCAGTACTACCTGGCCGTGGCCGACGGGATCACGCGCGCCCTGCGCAACCGGCCCACCACCCTGGAGCGCTACCCCGAGGGGGTCGAGGGCGAGTCCTTCTTCCAGAAGCGGGCCCCGAAGAACCTGCCGGACTGGATCCCGACCGCGCACATCGAGTTCCCCAGCGGGCGCACGGCCGACGAGATCTGCCCCACCGAGCCGGCCGCCGTCCTGTGGGCCGCGAACCTGGGCTGCCTGACCTTCCACCCCTGGCCGGTGCGCCGCGAGGACACCGACCGGCCCGACGAACTGCGCATCGACCTGGATCCGCAGCCGGGCACCGACTACCACCACGCGGTGATCTGCGCCCACGAACTGCGCGACGTACTGGAGGACCTCGGAATGCGCGGCTGGCCCAAGACCTCGGGCGGACGCGGGCTGCACGTCTTCGTCCCGATCGAGCCGCGCTGGACGTTCACCGAGGTCCGGCGCTGCGCGATCGCGATCGGCCGCGAGCTGGAACAGCGGATGCCCGGCAAGGTGACCACGGCCTGGTGGAAGGAGGAGCGCGGCGAGCGGATCTTCGTCGACTACAACCAGACCGCCCGGGACCGCACGATCGCCTCCGCCTACTCCGTACGCCCGCGCCCGCACGCCCCGGTGTCGGCCCCGCTGCGCTGGGACGAGATCGACTCGGCCGAGCCCCGCGACTTCGACATCACCACGATGCCCGCACGCTACTCCGAACTCGGCGACCTGCACGCGGACATGGACGACCACGCCTTCACCCTCGACACGGCCCTGGAACTGGCCGAGCGCCACGAACACGACCACGGCCTCGGCGACATGCCGTACCCGCCGGACTACCCGAAGATGCCGGGCGAGCCGAAGCGCGTCCAGCCGAGCCGCGCCAAGCACGAGGACACCGAGCACGAGGACTGA
- a CDS encoding WhiB family transcriptional regulator, whose amino-acid sequence MNTVSTTVSASATAAPAWYDLALCAQTGPGFFFPEPGSSLRDAKRLCGACESRAACLEYALANDERFGVWGGLSESERLALRPRS is encoded by the coding sequence ATGAACACCGTCTCCACCACCGTCTCCGCCTCCGCCACCGCCGCGCCCGCCTGGTACGACCTCGCGCTGTGCGCCCAGACGGGGCCGGGCTTCTTCTTCCCGGAGCCCGGTTCGTCCCTGCGGGACGCGAAGCGGTTGTGCGGGGCGTGCGAGAGCCGCGCGGCATGCCTGGAGTACGCCCTGGCCAACGACGAGCGCTTCGGCGTCTGGGGCGGCCTCTCCGAGTCGGAGCGCCTGGCCCTGCGCCCTCGCAGCTGA
- a CDS encoding acyl-ACP desaturase: MTITSPHLGSSEAWTDAKLLYALEEVVEKELNRHLKVTKDWMPHEYVPWSDGRNFPALFEDGEAWDPQQSKVTDIGKIALVVNLLTEDNLPSYHHEIATLFGRNGAWGTWVHRWTAEEGRHGIVMRDYLLASRAVDPDKLEEFRMQHMSEGFESDNRHSMLHSVAYVAFQELATRISHRNTGHQSGDPVCDRMLARIAQDENLHMIFYRNLLGAAFEIAPDLTMQAVRDVVVNFRMPGHGMPGFERMAAQMAIGGVYNLRIHHDDVLSPVIRFLKIMDIDGLGPDGQQAQEELGLFMNGLDSEARKFDERLAARAARIAARKA; encoded by the coding sequence GTGACGATCACCTCTCCCCACCTCGGCAGCTCGGAGGCGTGGACCGACGCCAAGCTGCTGTACGCGCTGGAAGAGGTGGTCGAGAAGGAGCTCAACCGCCATCTGAAGGTCACCAAGGACTGGATGCCCCACGAGTACGTCCCGTGGAGCGACGGGCGGAACTTCCCGGCCCTCTTCGAGGACGGCGAGGCCTGGGACCCGCAGCAGTCCAAGGTCACCGATATCGGCAAGATCGCGCTGGTCGTGAACCTGCTGACCGAGGACAACCTCCCGAGCTACCACCACGAGATCGCCACGCTCTTCGGGCGCAACGGCGCCTGGGGCACCTGGGTGCACCGTTGGACGGCCGAGGAGGGCCGCCACGGCATCGTGATGCGCGACTACCTGCTGGCCTCGCGCGCCGTGGACCCGGACAAGCTCGAAGAGTTCCGCATGCAGCACATGTCGGAGGGCTTCGAGTCCGACAACCGCCACTCGATGCTGCACTCGGTGGCGTACGTGGCCTTCCAGGAGCTCGCGACCCGCATCTCGCACCGCAACACCGGCCACCAGTCCGGTGACCCGGTCTGCGACCGGATGCTGGCCCGCATCGCGCAGGACGAGAACCTGCACATGATCTTCTACCGCAACCTGCTGGGCGCCGCCTTCGAGATCGCCCCGGACCTGACGATGCAGGCCGTGCGGGACGTCGTGGTCAACTTCCGGATGCCCGGACACGGCATGCCCGGCTTCGAGCGGATGGCCGCCCAGATGGCGATCGGCGGGGTCTACAACCTGCGGATCCACCACGACGACGTACTGAGCCCCGTGATCCGCTTCCTGAAGATCATGGACATCGACGGTCTCGGCCCCGACGGTCAGCAGGCGCAGGAGGAGCTGGGCCTGTTCATGAACGGCCTGGACTCCGAGGCCCGCAAGTTCGACGAGAGGCTGGCCGCCCGCGCGGCCCGCATCGCGGCGCGCAAGGCCTGA
- a CDS encoding ATP-binding protein, translating to MTGTLRDLRPAREIRRIPREAAALNHSIRLPGSAYCAGSARSGVRSLLTRHGLPCLCDTAALAASELVACAHRFTPGKEMLLNVRWQFDALRVVLYDQHPAHSSPEASEECRGRRSRGMWLLAAAVEACGGDWGLTPVLTPVGGAKAWALLPMPPSP from the coding sequence ATGACGGGCACCCTCCGCGACCTGCGACCGGCCCGCGAGATCCGGCGGATCCCGCGCGAGGCGGCGGCGCTGAACCATTCGATACGCCTGCCCGGCAGCGCGTACTGCGCAGGCAGTGCCCGCTCCGGCGTGCGGTCCCTGCTGACCCGACACGGATTGCCCTGCCTCTGCGACACCGCGGCACTCGCCGCCTCCGAGCTCGTCGCGTGCGCCCACCGGTTCACGCCCGGCAAGGAGATGCTGCTGAACGTCCGCTGGCAGTTCGACGCCCTGCGCGTCGTGCTCTACGACCAGCACCCGGCGCACTCCTCGCCCGAGGCGAGCGAGGAGTGCCGCGGCCGGCGCAGCCGGGGGATGTGGCTGCTCGCCGCCGCCGTCGAGGCCTGCGGCGGCGACTGGGGGCTCACCCCCGTCCTCACCCCCGTGGGAGGCGCCAAGGCCTGGGCCCTACTGCCGATGCCGCCGTCGCCCTAG
- a CDS encoding ABC-F family ATP-binding cassette domain-containing protein, producing the protein MSHAPVFITCSALSFDWPDGTPVFEDFQLTAGPGRTGLIGLNGCGKSTLLKLLAGELTPSDGQVAVAGSIGYLPQSVTLDTDLRVDEALGIRATRAALHAIEAGETTEANFATVGDDWDVEERALATLDQLGLARIGLDRAVGELSGGECVLLRLAALLLSRPDVLLLDEPTNNLDLRARRRLYAAVESWSGVMFLVSHDRELLERVDQIADLHDGEVRWYGGNFTAYEEQLAAEQDAAERMVRVAEADVQRQKRELSDAHAKLARRKRYGQKMNDQKREPKIVMGARKRAAQESAGKHRIMHTEKLAQAKERLDQAVDAVRDDDEIRIELPATQVPPGRRVLTLSNVHLAHGATVEGEWELRGPERIALVGGNGSGKTTLLRTIAGLLAPASGEAVTHVPVRFLPQRLDVLDESRSVVENVARFAPHASNNLIRARLAHFLFRGGRADRPAGTLSGGERFRAALAALLLAEPAPQLLMLDEPTNNLDLASVRQLTGALESYEGALLVASHDVPFLESIGITRWLLLDGELKPTTAEEVREALWNE; encoded by the coding sequence ATGAGCCATGCCCCTGTTTTCATCACTTGCTCCGCCCTGTCCTTCGACTGGCCCGACGGCACCCCAGTCTTCGAAGACTTCCAGCTGACCGCCGGCCCCGGCCGTACCGGCCTGATCGGGCTCAACGGCTGCGGGAAGTCCACCCTGCTGAAGCTCCTCGCGGGCGAACTGACCCCGTCCGACGGCCAGGTGGCCGTGGCCGGCTCCATCGGCTACCTCCCGCAGAGCGTCACCCTCGACACCGACCTGCGCGTCGACGAGGCGCTCGGCATCCGCGCCACCCGCGCCGCCCTGCACGCCATCGAGGCGGGAGAGACCACCGAGGCGAACTTCGCCACGGTCGGCGACGACTGGGACGTCGAGGAGCGGGCCCTGGCCACGCTCGACCAGCTCGGACTCGCCCGGATCGGCCTGGACCGCGCCGTCGGCGAACTGTCCGGCGGTGAATGCGTGTTGCTGCGCCTCGCGGCGCTACTGCTCTCCCGGCCCGACGTCCTGCTGCTGGACGAGCCGACGAACAACCTGGACCTACGGGCCCGGCGCCGCCTGTACGCGGCGGTCGAGTCCTGGTCCGGGGTGATGTTCCTGGTCAGTCACGACCGGGAGCTGCTGGAGCGGGTCGACCAGATCGCCGACCTGCACGACGGCGAAGTCCGCTGGTACGGCGGGAACTTCACCGCGTACGAGGAGCAGCTCGCCGCCGAGCAGGACGCGGCCGAGCGGATGGTCCGGGTCGCGGAGGCCGACGTGCAGCGGCAGAAGCGGGAACTTTCCGACGCGCACGCCAAGTTGGCGCGGCGCAAGCGGTACGGCCAGAAGATGAACGACCAGAAGCGCGAGCCGAAGATCGTCATGGGTGCCCGCAAGCGTGCGGCGCAGGAGTCGGCCGGCAAGCACCGCATCATGCACACCGAGAAGCTGGCGCAGGCCAAGGAGCGCCTCGACCAGGCCGTGGATGCGGTCCGGGACGACGACGAGATCCGGATCGAACTGCCCGCCACCCAGGTCCCTCCGGGGCGCCGGGTGCTCACCCTGAGCAATGTGCACCTGGCGCACGGGGCCACGGTGGAGGGCGAGTGGGAGCTGCGCGGTCCGGAGCGGATCGCGCTGGTGGGCGGCAACGGCTCGGGCAAGACGACCCTGCTGCGCACGATCGCGGGGCTGCTCGCGCCGGCGTCCGGGGAGGCGGTGACGCACGTGCCCGTGCGGTTCCTGCCGCAGCGGTTGGACGTGCTGGACGAGAGCCGTTCGGTGGTGGAGAACGTGGCGCGGTTCGCCCCGCACGCCTCGAACAACCTGATCCGGGCACGGCTCGCGCACTTCCTGTTCCGGGGCGGCCGGGCGGACCGGCCGGCCGGCACCCTGTCGGGCGGCGAACGGTTCCGGGCGGCGCTGGCGGCGCTGCTGCTGGCGGAGCCGGCTCCGCAGCTGCTGATGCTGGACGAGCCGACGAACAACCTGGACCTGGCGAGCGTGCGGCAGTTGACGGGCGCGCTGGAGTCGTACGAGGGCGCGCTGCTGGTCGCGAGCCACGACGTGCCGTTCCTGGAGTCGATCGGGATCACCCGGTGGCTGTTGCTCGACGGTGAGCTGAAACCGACCACGGCCGAGGAGGTGCGGGAGGCCCTGTGGAACGAGTGA
- a CDS encoding SsgA family sporulation/cell division regulator, translated as MPGSRSAARERALITVIEQAVQARLVATAPKVETVPVTLCYDRADPFAVRMAFPAPATLEGIEVSWTFARELLESGLDRPTGWGDVRVRPHDTDRTTIEFHAPEGVAIVLMQTAELHRFLERAATVVPPGLEHLYLDMDHSLAELMRDPH; from the coding sequence ATGCCCGGCAGCAGATCCGCCGCAAGGGAGCGAGCCTTGATCACTGTTATCGAGCAGGCCGTGCAGGCCCGTCTGGTCGCCACCGCGCCGAAGGTCGAGACCGTGCCCGTCACGCTCTGCTACGACCGTGCGGATCCCTTCGCCGTGCGCATGGCCTTCCCCGCTCCGGCCACCCTTGAGGGCATCGAGGTTTCGTGGACCTTCGCGCGCGAGCTCCTCGAATCGGGGCTGGACCGCCCGACGGGCTGGGGCGACGTGCGGGTACGGCCCCACGACACGGACCGGACCACGATCGAGTTCCACGCGCCCGAGGGGGTGGCGATCGTGCTGATGCAGACGGCCGAACTCCACCGGTTCCTGGAACGGGCCGCGACGGTCGTGCCGCCGGGGCTGGAGCACCTGTACCTCGACATGGACCACAGCCTCGCCGAGCTGATGCGCGACCCCCACTGA
- a CDS encoding (4Fe-4S)-binding protein, with translation MPSKEPKAYDGKRITVTYDTGRCLHAAECVHGLPEVFDSGQRPWVQPDGAEPERVAEVIRRCPSGALQYRLADDGPAEEPDRPTTVVRSPAGQLVMRGDLRVTASDGTVRRETRAMLCACGVSGNQPFCDHSGACGAD, from the coding sequence ATGCCCTCCAAGGAACCCAAGGCCTACGACGGCAAGCGGATCACCGTCACCTACGACACCGGGCGGTGCCTGCACGCCGCCGAATGCGTGCACGGCCTGCCCGAGGTGTTCGACTCGGGTCAGCGGCCGTGGGTCCAGCCGGACGGCGCCGAGCCGGAGCGGGTCGCCGAGGTGATCCGCCGGTGCCCCTCGGGCGCGCTGCAGTACCGGCTCGCCGACGACGGGCCGGCCGAGGAACCGGATCGGCCGACCACGGTCGTGCGGTCGCCCGCCGGCCAGCTGGTGATGCGCGGCGATCTGCGGGTGACGGCCTCCGACGGAACCGTCCGGCGGGAGACCAGGGCGATGCTTTGCGCTTGTGGAGTGAGCGGGAACCAGCCGTTCTGTGATCACTCCGGGGCGTGTGGCGCCGACTGA
- a CDS encoding WD40/YVTN/BNR-like repeat-containing protein, whose amino-acid sequence MFAAALALGLLAAPAHADSGTDGTDRADGVDAADVQGLRGVGWAVKDTGKDARFRGLAAVSRSTAWVAGSKGTVLRTVDGGRTWRDVSPPGAVREGLELRDIEAFDARRAVALSIGEGEASRVLRTEDGGATWTEAFRNADPRAFYDCLTFFDSRHGLAMSDPVDGRFRILSTDDGGRSWAVLPSQGMPDALPGEAGFAASGQCLVSAGSRDVWLATGGGASARILHSADRGRTWRVAESGIPAGDPAKGVFALAFRDRTTGLAVGGDYRTGEASLHAAAVSADAGRTWRPAPTPPPAYRSGAAWLPHLRGAALAVGPTGTDVTTDGGRNWRPLEAGSFDTIDCTADGACWAAGEKGRVARLERLRRP is encoded by the coding sequence ATGTTCGCGGCGGCTCTGGCCTTGGGTCTGCTGGCCGCCCCGGCCCACGCGGACAGCGGGACGGACGGGACGGACAGGGCGGACGGGGTGGACGCGGCGGACGTACAGGGATTGCGCGGCGTGGGCTGGGCGGTGAAGGACACCGGCAAGGACGCCCGCTTCCGCGGACTGGCGGCTGTCAGCCGCTCCACGGCCTGGGTGGCCGGCTCCAAGGGCACGGTGCTGCGCACCGTCGACGGCGGCCGCACCTGGCGTGACGTCTCACCGCCGGGCGCGGTCCGGGAGGGCCTGGAGCTGCGCGACATCGAGGCCTTCGACGCCCGGCGCGCGGTGGCCCTCTCGATCGGGGAGGGCGAGGCGTCGCGGGTACTGCGCACCGAGGACGGTGGCGCCACTTGGACCGAAGCCTTCCGCAATGCCGACCCGCGCGCCTTCTACGACTGCCTCACCTTCTTCGACTCCCGGCACGGGCTGGCCATGAGCGACCCGGTGGACGGCAGGTTCCGGATCCTGTCGACGGACGACGGGGGCCGCAGCTGGGCGGTGCTGCCGAGCCAGGGCATGCCGGACGCCCTGCCCGGCGAAGCGGGCTTCGCGGCCAGCGGCCAGTGCCTGGTGAGCGCCGGATCACGGGACGTCTGGCTGGCCACGGGCGGCGGCGCGTCCGCCCGGATCCTGCACTCGGCGGACCGCGGCCGCACCTGGCGCGTCGCCGAATCGGGCATCCCGGCGGGCGACCCGGCCAAGGGAGTCTTCGCCCTGGCCTTCCGCGACCGTACGACGGGCCTCGCAGTCGGCGGCGACTACCGCACCGGCGAGGCGTCCCTGCACGCCGCCGCCGTATCGGCGGACGCGGGCCGCACCTGGCGCCCGGCCCCCACCCCGCCGCCCGCGTACCGCTCGGGCGCGGCCTGGCTCCCGCACCTGCGCGGCGCGGCCCTGGCCGTGGGCCCGACCGGCACGGACGTGACGACCGACGGAGGCCGGAACTGGCGGCCGCTGGAGGCGGGATCGTTCGACACGATCGACTGCACGGCCGACGGCGCGTGTTGGGCGGCGGGGGAGAAGGGGCGGGTGGCGCGCCTGGAACGGCTCCGACGGCCGTAA